GATTCTGTGCGCAAGCCCCCCACCATGAAAAACGTCGCAGACCTTGCCGGGGTGGGCATCAAGACGGTCTCAAGAGTGGTGAACGACGAACCCGGCGTTTCGGAGGAAACGCGGCAAAAGGTCCTCCGGGCAACGGAGCAGCTGCAGTACCACCTGGACATCACAGCCGGCAGCCTGAAACGCTCCGGCCGCAAGACCCAATCCATAGGATTGTTGCTTCCGAGTGTGTCCAACCCCTTCAGCGGCGAGATCCACCGCGCGATGGAAGACGCTTTGGCTGTGCGGGGAATCGCCGTGTTCGCTTCAAGCCTGGATGACGATCCGGACCGCGAAAGGAAGCTGATTTCGGCTTTCCTGGGGCGCCGCGTTGATGGACTTGTGCTGACCACCATCGCCAAGAGCCAGGCGTACATGATCCCGGAACACTCACGGGACATGCCCTTGGTGTTCATCGACCGCGAGCCCGTGGGGATCGAGGCAGATGCGGTAGTCACGGACAACGAGGTGGGCGCCGCGACGGCAGCCGCGCATCTCATCACGCATGGCCACACCAAACTGGCCTACCTTGGGGACCGGACCGATATCCAGACTGCCGTGAAACGGCGCACAGGTTTCCTGGACGAGATCGGCAGGTCCGGCATCGCGACCTCCACGGTTGCGGTCCGCGAGAATCTCCACGACGAGGAAACGGCCCTCCGGGCTGCACGCGAACTGCTCACTTCGGAGAACCCACCGACGGCGATCTTCTCCAGTCAGAACCTGGTGACATTCGGTGCCATGCGGGCGCTGAAATCCCTCGGGTTGCACCATAAAGTTGCCTTGGTCGGATTTGACGACTTCACCCTGGCCGACATGATGGAGCCCGGAGTCACCGTGATTGCCCAGCACCCTGAACGCATCGGAAAGCTCGCTGCCGAGAGGATCCTTGCAAGGATCGACGGCGACAACCGCGCACCGCAAACCTATATCGTCCCAACAGAACTCATCCCCAGGGGCTCCGGCGAGATACTGCCCCCGAACTAACCAAAAGCAATCCCACTCAACCGACCAAAGGACCGGACATGACCAAAACCTTGTACGCAGAATTCACCGTCAAGGAAGGCAGCGAAACCAGAGTCGCTGAAATGATGGCAGAACTCACCGGACACGTCCGCAACGAACCCGGCAACGTCACCTTCCTGCCCTACACCCGCGAAACCAATCCACGGGAATATTTCGTGTTCGAGGTCTACCGCGACGAGGAAGCCTTCCAGGAACACATCAGCGCGGAATACGGCCAAAAGTTCAACGCCGAGCTTGCCCAACACATTGAAGGTGACGGCTCCGTCCTCACCTGGCTCACGCCCGCATCGTAGCCTTACGCCAGGCCGTGCCAGACTGGACGCATGTTTCCCCGTCCTGAGAAGCCGCGCATTGTGTCCAAGAGCGACGACCAGCCCCCGACGCCGGGAAGCGACCCGACGCCCGAAAGCGACCCGACGCCCGGAAGCGGCCCGACGCCCGGAAGCGGCCCGACGCAGGGAAGCGACCCGACGTCCGAAAGCGACAAGGGCCGTCATCTCGCCGTCAGGCTCGACGACGCGTGGCTGAGGTTCCAGACTCGCCTCGCCATCCGCCGGGGTCGGGTTGAAACGGTCATCCCGTACACCGGCTACGGCACTACTTCCTGGGTCCGGGTGCTGGCGCGCGTTGTCCGCAGCGACCCGCGGGACGCCGCAGGTCATGCCAATCCCTTGCAGGAGAGCATGCGCGGCTGGCGGAACTTCATCAGCGCGCCCGTAGCGCATGCAACCGTGCAGGTAACCATTGCAGGCACCGTCCATGACGTCGAAGCCGATCGTGGAGGCGTCGTCGATGTGCGCATTGAGGCAGCTCTGAACCCTGGCTGGCACACGATCACCCTGCAATCCGGGAGTTCCAGGGTCCTTGAGGCTCCGGTGGAAATCGTGGCTGATGACGCGGACTTCGGGGTGGTCTCCGATATCGATGACACCGTGATGGTGACCGCCTTGCCCCGCCCCTTCCTGGCGGCCTGGAACACCTTCGTGCTCAATGAGCACGCACGCACACCGACGCCAGGCATGGCCGTCCTGTACGAGCGGATTGCCCGGACGGCACCAACGGCGCCCGTGGTGTACCTGTCCACCGGGGCCTGGAACGTAGCGCCCACGTTGTCACGGTTCCTGTCCCGTAATCTGTACCCCGCAGGGCCGAAGCTCTTGACTGACTGGGGACCGACACCGGACCGCTGGTTCCGCAGCGGCCAGGAGCACAAGCGCACTTCCCTGGAGCGCTTGGCTGAAGAATTCCCCGGCATCAAATGGCTGCTTGTAGGCGACGACGGACAGCACGACGAAGCCATCTACTCCGAGTTCGCACATCGCCACCCGCAGAACGTCAGGGCGATCGCCATCCGGCAGCTCTCAGTGGGTGAAGCGGTGCTCGCCGGCGGTAGGTCGAAGACCGGGGGACAGCCAACGCCGGGAATCCCTTGGATCTATGCTCCGGACGGTGCCGGGATGTCAGCACAGCTTGAGGAACTGGGCATCATCCAGAGCACCGTGCGCTCCGCCGACGAGCCGGAGCAAGGCGACTGAAGTGCGGGGCGAAGGATGGCGTCGGGGGCCGGTTGGTCCGGCCATTAGTGTCAGGACTGACCGCTGAAAGTCAGTGTTATCAGCACGATGTTCAGGCCAACGATCAACGTGGCACTCGTCCATCCGGCGATTTTAAGGGGCTTGGAATCGGTGTGGATGCCCATGACATCGCGCTTGCCCGTCAGCCGGATCAGCGGGATTAGTGCGAACGGGATACCGAAGCTGAGCAGCACCTGGCTCAGCACCAACGCCAGCGTTGGTTCGATGCCGGCACCCAGAATGATCAAGGCTGGGATCAGCGTGATCACCCGGCGGGTGAGTAGGGGGATACGGACCTTCAGCAGACCACCCATGATGGTGGCGCCGGCGTAGCAACCTACCGACGTTGACGCCAGTCCCGAGGCCAGCAGCCCGATCGCGAAGATGACGCCGACGGCGGGACCGAGGGCGGATGTGACTGCGGCATGGGCGCCGGCGATCGTGTCGGTCCCCTCGATGCCGCGAAGGCTGGAGGCGGCCAGCAGCAGCATGGAAATGTTCACCACGCCGGCCAGCAGCAAGGCACCGATGACGTCCACGCGCGTGGCCCGGATGAGGCGGGTTCGCACGGATGGGTCCTCCGAGAATCCATGCCGGTCCCTGGCCAGGGCGGAGTGCAGGTAGATCGCGTGGGGCATCACTGTGGCGCCGAGCATGCTCGCCGCCAGCAGGACAGTGTCGGTGCCCTCAAAGCGGGGCAGTAGCCCGCCCACAGCGGCCCCGCCGTCGGGTGGGTTGACGAACAATCCCGACATGAAGCCGACTGCGATGATCCCCAGCAACACCAAAATCGCGTACTCGAAGGACCGCTGACCACGGTGGGACTGCAGGGCCAGAAGCACCATGGACGCGAGGCCAATAATCACACCACCGGCCAGCAGGGGGAGTCCAAAAAGCAGGTTCAAGGCAACGGCGCCGCCGATTACCTCGGCCATGTCCGTGGCCCCGGCGACGATCTCGGCCTGCGCCCAGTACAGGCGGCGACGTTTCGTCCCCAACCGTTTGCCCAGGATCTCTGGAAGGCTCAAGCCCGTGGCGAGGCCCAGCTTGGCTGACTGGTACTGGACAAGGACTGCCATCGCGTTGGCCACAACGAGGACCCACACCAGCAGGTATCCGTAGTTGGCGCCTGCGGTCAGGTTCGCGGCAACGTTCCCCGGGTCCACGTACGCGATGGCAGCCACGAAAGCCGGTCCGAGCAGCAGTAGCCGAGACCAGACCCTGCCTGGTGCGGGTCGTAGTTGGAGCGTGGGTACGGCCATCACTGTTCCTCGTCCTCGGGGTGTCTTGATACGAGGATAACCGAAAGTTAGGCATGCCGAAAAGTGAGATTTAGGTATGCCAAGTTGCGCTAGGGGAAGTGTTGGGCGTGCTTGCCCCGCCCCGAAGTCCGGCGAAGTCCGGCAAGTTGGGTTTCCCGCAGCCGCGCAAGTGGATTTGTACTCGCTAGCCGCCCGCCTGGCTGAGCACCCCGGCGTCCCTCGGCGAACCGACTGAGCCGCGTCGCACGAGCCGCGCCTCCAACGGCGGCCCGGCTGGCGAGGAAGATTTCCTGCCCTCAATCTGCCGGATCAACGCGGTGGCGGCAGCCATTCCCATGTCGTAGACGGGCTGCGCGATGACGGTGAGCGGGGGAGTGGTCAGACGGGTCCACGCGAAATCGTCGTACATGAGCAGGGACACATCCGATGGGATGGAGAGGCCCGATTCCTGGATGGCCTCCACAACGCTCAAGGCGATCAGGCCGTCCGAGGCAATAATGGCAGTGGCAGCATCAGGTCCTTGCAGCAGCTCACGGGTAATTCGCATGATCGAATCCGCGTCGCCGGCATTCAGCCGCACCAGGTCTGTCGGCTGGCTGAGGCCCTCTTCTGCGAAGGCGCGGCGGATCCCCTCAAGGCGGTCCGATATTTGCGAGGAATCCAGGGGCATTCCCGCCTGGTAGGGGCCGTCTGTCCGAACCGTCGAGACGAACGCGATGCGTCGATGGCCTGCCTCGATGAGGTACTTGGTGGACTCGTAGGAGATGGTGCCCATGTCCACGGCAAACGTCTCGACGTCGAGGCCATCGGCGGCGCGGTCCAACAGGACCAGCGGCCGCCCGGAGTCGCGGACCTGTTTCAAGTGCGAGGTTTCCACTGATGAAGCGGGAGCAACGATGAGCCCATCAACCCGCTTATCCAGAAGCACCTGGACGGCGTCCACCTCGGCGGCCCGTTCTTCGTCGGTGTTGATCAGGATGACGTTGTAACCGCTCTTCTTCGCCGTATCGGTGATGCCTCTGGTGGCCAGGCCGAAGTGCGGGTTTTCGATATCGCCCACCACCACGCCAATGGTGTTGGATTTGCCCGTGTTCATGCTACGCGCAAGCTCATTGGGGCGATAGCCAAGCTCTTCGGCTGCGGCGAGAACCCGTTCCCGAACGTCCTCGCTGACGGCGCCGTAGTTGCCCAGTGCGCGCGCGGCCTGGGCTTTGGAGACCTGGGCGGCTTTGGCGACGTCGGCAACCGTTACGTCCCGCCGTCGGGATCCATCAGTGCTCATGTTCACCTTTCAGAAGTGGTGTTGACGCGGCTTGTGACTTCCGCTACATTTCAATCAATCGATGTGAGTCCGGTCTCAATCTTAGGGACTGAGACCGGACTCAGCAAGACCTGACATCGAGTAAGACCCCAAAAAGCGGCCCAAGACAGCACCGCTGGCCCTCCCCACGATTGGACAACGCTGTGATCAAACTGAACTTCCGCCCGGCAGCCCTCGCAGCAGCAGCCTTGGCGGCCATCCTCGCCCTTTCCGGCTGTGGTGGATCGTCCGCCGGAACCTCAAGCTCGGCCGAGAACCCCTATGGCCTGATCGAACCCGGCACCATCCGCGTCGCCAGCCTGGGCGACTCCAAGCCCTACACCTTCACGGATGGCTCGGGTAATTTCACGGGCTTTGATGTGGAACTCTTCAAAGATGTAGCCCACCGTGCGGGCGTAGACAAGGTTGTCTTCACCGGCCAGGACTTCTCCGGACTGCTCGCAGCCGTATCCAATGGCCAATTCGACGTCGGCGTCGCGGCCATTGGCATCACGGACAAGCGCAAGGAAACTGTTGACTTCTCCGACGGTTACCTGGCTGGCTACCTGACGGTCATCACCACCAAGACATCCGGAATCAAGGACGTGAACGGTCTCTCCGGCAAGCGCCTGGGCGTCGTCCAGGGAACCCTGCAGGAAGCCTACGCCGTCAAGAACTTCACGTCGGCCCAGCTGGTCCGCTTCCCGGACAACAACACCGCAATCTCTGCGGTCAACAGCGGTTCGGTGGACGCCCACTTCCTGGACTACGAGGCAGCCAAGGCCTACCAGGAACAGTTCGGACTGGTCAGTGCAGCCGACATCCCGTCCTTCGACGCCCCGGCTGGCTTTGCCATCGCGAAGAACAAGCCCGCCTTCAAGGAAGCCTTGAACAAGGGCCTGGCCGCGGCAATGGAGGATGGCACGTGGAAGAAGCTCTACCAGAAGTGGTTCCCCGGCTCGCCGATGCCGGAGCAGTACCTGCCCAAGGCTGAGCAGACCTCCAGCCCGTCCCCGACGGCTGCCAAGTAACGCGGCGCCGCACCCAACAACAGCGCCGTACCCAAAGAACAGCGCCGTACCCAAACAACAGCCGGGCGGGCCGCACCCAGCCCGCCCGGCAATCCGAAAACCAACAAACGTCTGAGAGCATTCAATGGATTGGCTCAATACCATCAGCCGCACATTCTTCGATGTCGATTCGATGATCGAAGTACTGCCCCAACTCCTGGGAGTTGGACTCCTCAACACCCTGATCATCTCCATCGCAGCAACCATCCTCGGCGTAGTGATGGGCATGGTGGTGGCTGTCATGGGGATCTCACGGTCCAAATGGCTGCGTATTCCGGCTCGGATCTACACGGACCTCTTCCGTGGCCTGCCCGCAATCCTCACCATCCTCCTGATAGGCCAAGGCTTTGCCCGGTTCAGCCAGTCCGTGTTTGGACCCTCGCCGTACCCGCTGGGAATCATCGCACTGAGCCTGATCGCCAGCGCCTATATCGGAGAAATCTTCCGTGCCGGCATCCAGAGCGTGGACAAAGGCCAAGGCGAGGCATGCCGCGCATTGGGCATGAGCTACTCCAAGTCAATGGCCCTGGTAGTGGTGCCACAAGGGGTACGCCGTGTGCTGCCTGCCCTGGTGAACCAGTTCATTGCGATCGTCAAAGACTCCTCATTGGTCTACTTCCTTGGCCTGCTGGTCAGCGAACGTGAACTGTTCCGTGTGGGCCAGGATGCCGCAGTACTCTCAGGCAATCTCTCGCCGCTGGTCATGGCAGGGATCTTCTACTTGGTGATCACAGTGCCACTGACCCACCTGGTTAATTACTTCGACAACAAGTTCCGCACCGGTCGCCGCCGTCCCACAGCCCCAACCAGCGGGCTGAAGGAAGTCAAGGAACTCGACGCGGCATCGCCGCTCATCACCGGGAGCAACACGTGAACCTCACAAGCAACAGCAGCAGCACCGCTAGTGCCAGCGCAAACAAAACCGCCCCAGACATCGAAAAGTTCCACGGCTCCAGCCTGGAACTGCGGAACCTGACCATGGCATACGGCGACGTCGAGGTACTTCGCAACGTCAGCCTCACCGTAGCTCCGGGCACCACCACATGCATCATCGGTCCGTCCGGTTCCGGCAAGTCCACACTCCTTCGCGGC
This window of the Arthrobacter sp. StoSoilB5 genome carries:
- a CDS encoding LacI family DNA-binding transcriptional regulator — encoded protein: MKNVADLAGVGIKTVSRVVNDEPGVSEETRQKVLRATEQLQYHLDITAGSLKRSGRKTQSIGLLLPSVSNPFSGEIHRAMEDALAVRGIAVFASSLDDDPDRERKLISAFLGRRVDGLVLTTIAKSQAYMIPEHSRDMPLVFIDREPVGIEADAVVTDNEVGAATAAAHLITHGHTKLAYLGDRTDIQTAVKRRTGFLDEIGRSGIATSTVAVRENLHDEETALRAARELLTSENPPTAIFSSQNLVTFGAMRALKSLGLHHKVALVGFDDFTLADMMEPGVTVIAQHPERIGKLAAERILARIDGDNRAPQTYIVPTELIPRGSGEILPPN
- a CDS encoding putative quinol monooxygenase, with translation MTKTLYAEFTVKEGSETRVAEMMAELTGHVRNEPGNVTFLPYTRETNPREYFVFEVYRDEEAFQEHISAEYGQKFNAELAQHIEGDGSVLTWLTPAS
- a CDS encoding phosphatase domain-containing protein, with protein sequence MFPRPEKPRIVSKSDDQPPTPGSDPTPESDPTPGSGPTPGSGPTQGSDPTSESDKGRHLAVRLDDAWLRFQTRLAIRRGRVETVIPYTGYGTTSWVRVLARVVRSDPRDAAGHANPLQESMRGWRNFISAPVAHATVQVTIAGTVHDVEADRGGVVDVRIEAALNPGWHTITLQSGSSRVLEAPVEIVADDADFGVVSDIDDTVMVTALPRPFLAAWNTFVLNEHARTPTPGMAVLYERIARTAPTAPVVYLSTGAWNVAPTLSRFLSRNLYPAGPKLLTDWGPTPDRWFRSGQEHKRTSLERLAEEFPGIKWLLVGDDGQHDEAIYSEFAHRHPQNVRAIAIRQLSVGEAVLAGGRSKTGGQPTPGIPWIYAPDGAGMSAQLEELGIIQSTVRSADEPEQGD
- a CDS encoding Nramp family divalent metal transporter → MAVPTLQLRPAPGRVWSRLLLLGPAFVAAIAYVDPGNVAANLTAGANYGYLLVWVLVVANAMAVLVQYQSAKLGLATGLSLPEILGKRLGTKRRRLYWAQAEIVAGATDMAEVIGGAVALNLLFGLPLLAGGVIIGLASMVLLALQSHRGQRSFEYAILVLLGIIAVGFMSGLFVNPPDGGAAVGGLLPRFEGTDTVLLAASMLGATVMPHAIYLHSALARDRHGFSEDPSVRTRLIRATRVDVIGALLLAGVVNISMLLLAASSLRGIEGTDTIAGAHAAVTSALGPAVGVIFAIGLLASGLASTSVGCYAGATIMGGLLKVRIPLLTRRVITLIPALIILGAGIEPTLALVLSQVLLSFGIPFALIPLIRLTGKRDVMGIHTDSKPLKIAGWTSATLIVGLNIVLITLTFSGQS
- a CDS encoding LacI family DNA-binding transcriptional regulator, whose translation is MSTDGSRRRDVTVADVAKAAQVSKAQAARALGNYGAVSEDVRERVLAAAEELGYRPNELARSMNTGKSNTIGVVVGDIENPHFGLATRGITDTAKKSGYNVILINTDEERAAEVDAVQVLLDKRVDGLIVAPASSVETSHLKQVRDSGRPLVLLDRAADGLDVETFAVDMGTISYESTKYLIEAGHRRIAFVSTVRTDGPYQAGMPLDSSQISDRLEGIRRAFAEEGLSQPTDLVRLNAGDADSIMRITRELLQGPDAATAIIASDGLIALSVVEAIQESGLSIPSDVSLLMYDDFAWTRLTTPPLTVIAQPVYDMGMAAATALIRQIEGRKSSSPAGPPLEARLVRRGSVGSPRDAGVLSQAGG
- a CDS encoding ABC transporter substrate-binding protein; translation: MIKLNFRPAALAAAALAAILALSGCGGSSAGTSSSAENPYGLIEPGTIRVASLGDSKPYTFTDGSGNFTGFDVELFKDVAHRAGVDKVVFTGQDFSGLLAAVSNGQFDVGVAAIGITDKRKETVDFSDGYLAGYLTVITTKTSGIKDVNGLSGKRLGVVQGTLQEAYAVKNFTSAQLVRFPDNNTAISAVNSGSVDAHFLDYEAAKAYQEQFGLVSAADIPSFDAPAGFAIAKNKPAFKEALNKGLAAAMEDGTWKKLYQKWFPGSPMPEQYLPKAEQTSSPSPTAAK
- a CDS encoding amino acid ABC transporter permease; the protein is MDWLNTISRTFFDVDSMIEVLPQLLGVGLLNTLIISIAATILGVVMGMVVAVMGISRSKWLRIPARIYTDLFRGLPAILTILLIGQGFARFSQSVFGPSPYPLGIIALSLIASAYIGEIFRAGIQSVDKGQGEACRALGMSYSKSMALVVVPQGVRRVLPALVNQFIAIVKDSSLVYFLGLLVSERELFRVGQDAAVLSGNLSPLVMAGIFYLVITVPLTHLVNYFDNKFRTGRRRPTAPTSGLKEVKELDAASPLITGSNT